One genomic window of Myxococcales bacterium includes the following:
- a CDS encoding ATP-binding cassette domain-containing protein, with translation MQFDPQKRYGLTGANGAGKSTLLKMLAGEEDTDQGSITIPSNLRLGVLKQNHFEYEEERILDAVLMGNRGLWDAMVEKDRLLEGEVTDEVGIRLGELEGVIAEEDGYTAESEAAGLLVGLGIPQEHHADKMNTLAGGYKLRVLIAQVLFGKPDVLLLDEPTNHLDLESIAWLERFLLDYRGTLVVISHDRHFLNAAATHIADVDYQTITVYTGNYQDFVEQKYENKQRAEQQNQAAKKKIGELQGFVQRFGAHASKSSQAQSRMKQIEKLKEEVGSRGQKRSSLVRPFIRFEFEKPSGRDVLRMEGVDKAFNVETRSGAKERKVVFQRAALHLNRGDRLVVTGPNGVGKSTLLKLLVGAYAGLDADTRKDVYTPDAGEVRWGHDTSVGYFAQDTHEALGRTGAGMNAFQWLYQWDTNAPQEHIRGILGRLLFQGEAALKNTESLSGGECARLLLAKLLVLQHNVLVLDEPTNHLDIESIEGLLDGLKLFKGTLVFVSHDRHFVSSLATRVLDLRPKESAGADLVDYGGTYDEFLEREGRDLLRR, from the coding sequence AGGGCTCGATCACGATCCCCTCGAACCTTCGGCTCGGAGTCCTCAAGCAGAACCACTTCGAGTACGAAGAGGAGCGCATCCTCGACGCGGTGCTCATGGGCAACCGGGGCCTCTGGGACGCCATGGTCGAGAAGGACCGCCTGCTCGAGGGGGAGGTCACCGACGAGGTGGGCATTCGGCTCGGCGAGCTCGAGGGCGTCATCGCCGAAGAGGACGGCTACACGGCGGAGAGCGAGGCGGCGGGGCTGCTCGTGGGCCTGGGCATTCCTCAGGAGCACCACGCCGACAAGATGAACACCCTGGCGGGTGGGTACAAACTGCGCGTGCTCATCGCGCAGGTGCTCTTCGGCAAGCCTGACGTCCTCCTACTGGACGAGCCGACGAACCACCTGGATCTCGAGTCGATCGCGTGGCTCGAGCGCTTCCTCCTCGACTACCGGGGCACGCTCGTCGTCATCTCGCACGACCGGCACTTCCTGAACGCGGCGGCCACCCACATCGCCGACGTCGACTACCAGACGATCACGGTCTACACGGGCAACTACCAAGACTTCGTCGAGCAGAAGTACGAGAACAAGCAGCGCGCCGAGCAGCAGAACCAGGCGGCGAAGAAGAAGATCGGCGAGCTCCAAGGGTTCGTACAGCGCTTCGGCGCGCACGCCTCCAAGTCGAGCCAGGCGCAGTCGCGCATGAAGCAGATCGAGAAGCTCAAGGAGGAGGTGGGCTCGCGCGGGCAGAAGCGTTCGAGCCTGGTGCGCCCCTTCATTCGGTTCGAGTTCGAGAAGCCGAGCGGCCGCGACGTGCTCCGCATGGAGGGGGTCGACAAGGCCTTCAACGTCGAGACGCGCAGCGGCGCGAAGGAGCGAAAAGTCGTGTTTCAGCGCGCCGCGCTGCACCTGAACCGCGGCGACCGGCTGGTGGTGACGGGCCCGAACGGCGTGGGCAAGTCCACCCTGCTGAAGCTGCTCGTCGGCGCGTACGCGGGCCTGGACGCCGACACCCGCAAGGACGTCTACACGCCCGACGCGGGAGAGGTGCGCTGGGGGCACGACACGAGCGTCGGCTATTTCGCCCAGGACACCCACGAGGCCCTCGGCCGCACGGGCGCCGGGATGAACGCCTTTCAGTGGCTCTACCAGTGGGACACGAACGCCCCACAAGAGCACATCCGCGGCATCCTCGGCAGGCTGCTCTTCCAAGGCGAGGCCGCGCTGAAGAACACCGAGTCCCTCTCCGGCGGCGAGTGCGCTCGCCTGCTGCTCGCGAAGCTGCTGGTGCTCCAGCACAACGTCCTCGTGCTCGACGAGCCCACGAACCACCTCGACATCGAGTCGATCGAGGGGCTCCTCGACGGGCTCAAGCTCTTCAAGGGGACGCTGGTCTTCGTCAGCCACGACCGGCACTTCGTCTCTTCGCTCGCGACCCGCGTCCTCGACCTGCGCCCGAAGGAGAGCGCGGGCGCGGACCTGGTCGACTACGGCGGCACCTACGACGAGTTCCTCGAGCGTGAAGGCCGCGACCTCCTGCGGCGCTAG
- a CDS encoding cyclic nucleotide-binding domain-containing protein, whose amino-acid sequence MPPRKDDRFAPTVIHGRPGEPLTERFGSPHASPRLPDDAREPGEGLRLPSLLRLGEERALAEGGMGVITVAKDPLLGREVAVKTLHRHLSAEPPVRRLFLREAHVMGLLEHPHIVPVYDVGEREDGRLALVMKLIEGRTLASMIRALPKGPIDTGTLYVLLEVITKVCDALSYAHDRGVLHCDVKPSNVMVGDYGQVYLTDWGIARFEASGRPSVPSGDRPDSPPSNEPTDDPAPNVVIGTLAYLSPEQARGERSTLDERADVFLVGAVLYELLARRPPYPTREPAEAVAQASACAFPPPSAVAGAASVPAELERIVLRAMAKERGERYASVRGLRDDLSRFLRGGAEFPRQVFRAGDVIVREGDAGDAAYIVAEGLCDVRKRVAGGTAVVKTLGPGDVFGEMAILTAGPRTASVVAVEDTTVLVLTSEALEDELAALKPWMASLLRTLAKRFREADQRRVTALSAPSPVRLANYIFMKLSTWGTPAFGGGRQVAWSALAKEIEEQLGVPALSAWQLVSLFGLFDLDIYADTVVMRDEAKARATLAAELGHRV is encoded by the coding sequence ATGCCCCCGAGAAAGGACGACCGCTTCGCTCCGACCGTGATCCACGGGCGGCCTGGAGAGCCGCTCACTGAGCGGTTCGGGAGTCCGCACGCGAGCCCCCGCCTCCCCGACGACGCGCGCGAGCCGGGCGAGGGGCTGCGCCTGCCCTCGCTGCTCCGGTTGGGGGAGGAGCGCGCCCTCGCGGAGGGCGGCATGGGGGTCATCACCGTCGCGAAGGACCCGCTGCTTGGCCGCGAGGTCGCCGTGAAGACGCTGCACCGCCATCTGTCGGCGGAGCCGCCCGTACGCCGGCTGTTCCTCCGCGAGGCGCACGTGATGGGGCTCCTCGAGCACCCGCACATCGTGCCGGTCTACGACGTCGGGGAGCGCGAAGACGGGCGCCTCGCCCTCGTGATGAAGCTCATCGAGGGCCGCACCCTCGCGTCGATGATCCGGGCGCTGCCCAAGGGACCTATCGACACGGGGACGCTCTACGTGTTGCTCGAGGTGATCACCAAGGTCTGCGACGCGCTCTCGTACGCCCACGATCGCGGCGTGCTCCACTGCGACGTGAAGCCCTCGAACGTCATGGTGGGCGACTACGGGCAGGTGTACCTCACCGATTGGGGCATCGCGCGCTTCGAGGCGAGCGGGCGTCCCTCCGTGCCCTCGGGCGACCGACCGGACTCACCGCCCTCCAACGAGCCGACGGACGACCCCGCTCCAAACGTGGTCATCGGCACCCTCGCGTACCTCTCGCCCGAGCAGGCGCGCGGGGAGCGCTCCACGCTGGACGAGCGGGCCGACGTCTTCCTGGTCGGGGCCGTTCTGTACGAGCTCCTCGCGCGGAGGCCGCCCTACCCCACCCGGGAGCCCGCCGAGGCCGTGGCCCAGGCGAGCGCGTGCGCCTTCCCACCACCGAGCGCCGTCGCCGGCGCCGCCTCGGTGCCCGCGGAGCTCGAGCGGATCGTGCTGCGCGCGATGGCGAAGGAGCGCGGCGAGCGCTACGCGAGCGTCCGCGGGCTGCGCGACGACCTGTCGCGCTTTCTGCGGGGCGGGGCCGAGTTCCCACGACAGGTCTTCCGAGCCGGCGACGTCATCGTCCGAGAGGGCGACGCGGGCGACGCCGCCTACATCGTCGCCGAGGGACTCTGCGACGTACGCAAGCGCGTCGCGGGCGGCACGGCGGTCGTGAAGACCCTCGGGCCAGGCGACGTGTTCGGCGAGATGGCGATCCTCACCGCCGGGCCTCGGACGGCGAGCGTCGTCGCCGTGGAGGACACGACCGTCCTCGTGCTCACGTCGGAGGCGCTCGAGGACGAGCTCGCCGCGTTGAAGCCATGGATGGCGAGCCTCCTCCGGACGCTCGCGAAGCGCTTCCGCGAGGCCGACCAGCGGCGCGTCACGGCGCTCTCCGCCCCCAGCCCCGTCCGGCTCGCCAACTACATCTTCATGAAGCTCTCGACGTGGGGCACACCGGCGTTCGGGGGCGGCCGGCAAGTCGCGTGGTCCGCGCTCGCGAAGGAGATCGAGGAGCAGCTCGGCGTGCCGGCGCTCTCCGCGTGGCAGCTCGTGAGCCTCTTCGGGCTCTTCGACCTCGACATCTACGCGGACACGGTGGTCATGCGCGATGAGGCGAAGGCGCGCGCCACGCTCGCCGCCGAGCTCGGCCACCGGGTCTAG